The following are encoded in a window of Dioscorea cayenensis subsp. rotundata cultivar TDr96_F1 chromosome 16, TDr96_F1_v2_PseudoChromosome.rev07_lg8_w22 25.fasta, whole genome shotgun sequence genomic DNA:
- the LOC120278719 gene encoding dof zinc finger protein 2-like: MDTAQWPQGIGLVKPMEELIAVNSNTNSTNRSNNMNNNTITRTAATPATPATPATTATGSQVMVERKTRPQKEQALNCPRCNSINTKFCYYNNYSLTQPRYFCKTCRRYWTEGGSLRNVPVGGGSRKNKRTTSSCTTTTTSTITTATATTTTTSATLPSIRGQDLNLAFPNPRNSMGEYGEMASMESSGNNGSGCSVVASSSSLSAMELLRSGMVVRGLSSSSPFVSMNDAGMMPYPAGFGLHEFKPPASLSFNPHDPVQENAGRLLFPFEDLRQVDESNRGGHGGDAQGFWTGMMGGGGGGGGGGTGAGPW, encoded by the exons atGGACACAGCTCAGTGGCCACAG GGCATAGGTTTGGTCAAGCCCATGGAGGAACTAATTGCAGTAAACTCAAACACAAACAGCACCAACCGCAGCAACAACATGAACAACAACACAATCACAAGAACAGCAGCAACACCAGCAACACCAGCAACAccagcaacaacagcaacagGATCTCAAGTGATGGTGGAAAGGAAAACAAGGCCACAAAAAGAACAAGCCTTAAACTGCCCAAGGTGCAACTCCATCAACACAAAGTTCTGCTACTACAACAACTACAGCCTTACACAGCCAAGGTATTTCTGTAAGACATGCAGAAGGTACTGGACTGAAGGTGGATCCCTAAGGAATGTCCCTGTGGGTGGTGGCTCTAGAAAGAACAAGAGAACCACGTCCTCTtgcaccaccaccactaccTCCACCATCACCACAGCAACGGCcaccacaacaacaacatcagcaACTCTTCCTTCCATTAGAGGACAAGACCTGAACTTGGCTTTTCCAAATCCTAGGAATAGTATGGGAGAGTATGGGGAGATGGCAAGCATGGAGAGTAGTGGTAACAATGGCAGTGGTTGTTCAgttgttgcttcttcttcttctttgtcagCTATGGAGTTGTTGAGGAGTGGGATGGTTGTGAGAGGGTTGAGTAGTAGTTCTCCATTTGTTTCTATGAATGATGCTGGTATGATGCCTTATCCTGCTGGGTTTGGTTTGCATGAGTTCAAGCCACCAGCTTCTTTGAGTTTTAATCCTCATGATCCAGTGCAAGAGAATGCAGGGAggcttttgtttccttttgagGATTTAAGGCAGGTGGATGAGAGTAACAGAGGTGGTCATGGAGGTGATGCTCAAGGGTTTTGGACTGGAATGatgggtggtggtggtggtggtggtggtggtggtactGGTGCTGGTCCATGGTGA